The genomic interval CGACCCGTAAAACTGCTGTCGGACTGCGGAGCCGGAGACACGGGGCCGTAATTAATATACCAGTCGGCGCAACTGCCGGGCAGATGCAGTCGGCCGGCGACGTGGACGAGGAGCTGCTCACGTTGCTCGACGACGAGAACGCCCGGACGATACTCGTGGAGACCCGCGAGCAGGCGCGGTCCGTCGACAGCCTGAGCGACCGCTGTGGCGCCGACGACTCGACCATCTACCGCCTCGTCGACCGGCTGCAGGACCGGGAGCTGCTGACCGAACACCAGGAGCTCGACCCCGACGGGAACCACTACAAGACCTACGCCGCGCGACTGGAGCGCGTCGAGATCCAGTTCACCGACGACGGCGTCCGTATCGAGGTCGACAGACGCGAACCGCCCGCCGACCGATTCACCCGACTGTACGAGGAGTTCACCGGATGAGACCACCCCAGCCGTTCCGGACGAGCCTGCCCGGCCCGGAAGCGATGCAGGTGTCCGTCGAGGGCGGGACCACAGTCACCGGGCTGCTCGCCGTGGTAACGTTTTTCGCCGCGCTGACACTGTCCGTCCTCGTTACCTACCGGTTCGTCCGCGGCTACCTGCGCTCGCGGTCGAAACCGATACTGGGGCTCGCCGTCGGGATGTTCCTGCTGGCGCCGGCGCCGATGTTCGTCCGCATCGTCGCCGGGAACCTCCCGGTGGCCGGGCCGGTCAGAATCGTCGCGGCGACCGCGGTCGAGGCCGCCGGGCTGCTCGTCATCCTCGCCGTCGTCTACAGGGGGCGACCATGACGACGGTGGAACTGGTCGCGACCGTCGGGGCGGCACTCACGGCGACCCTGGGGGCGCTCGTCGCGTGGCTCGCTTTCCGGGGCTACCGGCGCAACGACAGCACGGTGATGCGAGGGCTGGCGCTGGGTGTCGTCGCCATCGCCGTCGTCCCGTTCCTCCTCACCGAGCTCGTCGGGCCCGCGCTCTCGCTTTCGGACGCACAGACGCTGCTCGGTGTGACGCTCTCCCACACTTTCGGACTGCTCGCTATCTACCGGACGTTCCGTTCCGGTTGATAAAATTTTCCCTCAGCTGTGTCGTTCACAAGCGCTGGTCTATGTATACCGTCTCCGGGCGACTCACTCCGACTGTGATGGAGACAACGACTCCAGGTGACGGCCTGCGACGGTTCGTCACCGCCCCGCTGCGCGTCCAGACCTACAAGCGATTCCTCTACCTCCTGCTCGCCTTCCCGCTCGGGATGCTGTATTTCGTCGGGTTCACCGTGGGCTCCTCGACGGGGGTCTCGCTGCTGGTCACGCTGGTCGGGGTACCGATACTGCTGGCGACCCTCGCAGCGACGACGGCAGCGGCGGGCCTCGAAGCGAAGCTCTCGCGGGTACTGCTCGACCGGGAGACGCCCGTACCACCGCTGCTCTCCCTGCCCAGCGAGTGGGACACCGTCGACAGCTACGTCGCCAGCGTGCGGCAGTTCGTCGCGGAGCCGACGACGTGGACGAGCGTCGCAGTCGTGCTGGTGAAGTTCGTCTTCGGCCAGATAGCGTTCTTCGTGCTGACGGCGGGCGGGGTGACCGTGGTCGCGCTCCTCTCCGCGCCGCTGCTGTACGACGACCCCGAGTTCAGTTACCGGGCCGGGAGCTACGTCGTCACCAGCCTGCCCGAGGCGCTGGCGCTCGCGGGGCTGGGGCTGGTCGGTCTCCTGGTCGTCTGCAACGTCTGGAACGCGCTGGCGACGGCCGGCGGCGTCGTGACGGACGCGCTGTTGTCGGTCGGTCGGGAGCGTGAGACGACGTGACTGCGAGCGCCGAGGCGGGCAGCGGACCGTCCGGCTCAGCCGACAGCGGGAACGCCGCGCTCACCGAGACTACGACGGCCGACCTGCTCGACCTGCTCGACGACGCCCACGCTCGTGAGATACTCGTCGCGCTCGTCGGCGAGCCGAAGTCGGCTCGCGACATCGTGAGCGCCTGTAGCTGCTCACGGCCGACGGTGTACCGCCGGCTGGAACGGCTGAACGACGCCGGGCTGGTCGATAGCTCGATGCAGTACGACGAAGACGGGCACCACCGCAAGCTGTTCCGCCGCCGGCTGGACAGCGTCGCCGTCGAGCTCTCCGACGGCGGGTGGTCGGTCAGGGTCGACACGGTCGGTCGGTGACGGGGTCGAGAGACTGGCATATATGCTGCTGGCGCCCCTCCCTCCGACCGTGACAGACGACGCAATCGACGCCTCGGGTGTGGAGCTCACCTACGCGGACGGGACACAGGCGGTCCGGGGTATCGACCTGACGGTCCCGCGCGGGGAGTTCTTCGGTTTCCTCGGTCCGAACGGGGCCGGGAAGACGACGACTATCAAGACGCTCGTGACGCTGCTTCGCCCGACGGCCGGTGAGATTCGGGTCAACGGCTTCGACGCGCTCAGCGAGGGGCGCGCGGTCCGCGAGACGGTCGGCTACATGGCCCAGGAGACCAGTATCGACCCCGAGCTCACCGCCCGCGAGAACCTGCGGTTCGCCTGTGACTCCTACGGCGTCCCGCGGAGCGAACGGGCCGAGCGAATCGACGAACTGCTGGACCTCGTCGACCTCGCCGACGTGGCCGGCAAACGGGCCGACGATTTCTCGGGCGGGATGAAGAAGCGCCTCGACGCCGCGACGGCGCTGGTCCACCGCCCGCCGCTGGTCTTTCTCGACGAACCGACGACCGGGCTGGACCCCAAGGCCCGCAACCGCCTCTGGGAGTACTTCCGGCGGATAAACGAGCGGGGCACGACCATCTTTCTGACGACGCAGTATCTGGAAGAGGCCGACGCCCTCTGTGAGCGACTGGCGGTCATCCTCGACGGCGAAATCGTCTCCGAGGGCTCGCCGGCGGAACTCAAACGCGAGGTCGGCGGCGAGATACTGGACGTGAACGTCGAGGGCGACGAGTCGACCAGAGCCGGGGCCGCCGACATCGCCCGGTCGACCGACCTCTTCGAGGAAAGCGCCACGGTGGAGGTCACGCCGGACGGTATCACTGTGACCTCCGAACGCGCCCGCTCTCGGGGGACCGACCTCCTCGTGGCGCTCCGGGACGCCGACATCACCGTGACCGGGTTCAACGTCCGCGCGCCCACGCTGGACGACGTGTTCCTCGCCATCACGGGCGAACACGTCGACACCGACGAGGGTCCCGAACCGACGGACAGCCTCGCCGCCGATGGGGGCGGGCAGTCCGGGAGAGGGCAAGCCCCGTCGGGCCACCACTCCGAGGGAAGTGAGGACGCATGAGTTCCGGGCCCGGCGACTCGGCGACGACCGAGGGCGTCTCGCGGTCGGGCAACTCCTTCGTGGGCGACCTCTGGGTGAACTTCGTCCGCTGGAACATCAAAGCGGTCCGGAACCCGTTCGTGCTGGTCGTCTCCCTGGTCCAGCCCATCATCTTCCTCGTCCTGTTCACGCAGGTTTTCGGGCAGGTGGCGACCGGCGCGGTGAATCAGGGGGCCGCCGACATCAGCTACGAGACCTACCTCGTGCCCGCTATCTGTATGCAGGTGGCGCTGGCGGCCGCGGCGACCAGCGGCGTCGGCCTCGTCAACGACATCGAGAACGGGATGTTCGAGAAGGTGCTCGTCAGTCCGATGAACCGGACCGCGGTCTTTCTGGGCAAGACCGCCGCCGAGGTGGTCCGCATCGCAGCCCAGATCGGCATCATCATCGGACTGGGTGTCCTGCTGGGCGCCGAAGTCGCGACCGGTGTCGCGGGCGCGCTGGGCATCATGGCCGTCGGGATTCTCTTTTCGTTCTGGTTCACCGCACTCTCGAACACCATCGCCGTCCTCACGAAAGACCAGGAGTCGACCATCATCGGCGCGAACCTGCTGCAGTTCCCGCTTCTCTTCGTCTCGACGGCCTTCCTCCCGCTCTCGGTCCTGCCGGGGTGGATTCAGGTCGTCGCCCGGTTCAACCCGGTCACCTACGGCGTCGACGCCGCCCGGGCCATCATGCTCGGCCGCGACGTGATGACCGTCGTCGAGGTTACCGCCTTCGGCGGTATCTACGATACGCTCGTGCCCGCTATCGCTGTGTTGCTGGCACTCGCCGTCGCCTTCGGGAGCGTCGCCGTCTACATGCTCCAGCGGGCCTCCAGCGCGAACGTGCAGTAGGAACGGCTCGCGCGGGGCCACGCTCTCGGACGGGAGCTGCTCGACGTCGTCTCCCGCCGCCGCTCCGAACCGTTCTCGTCGGCCACGGCGCTGCGAGCGGGTCTGACACCGGTACTACTGCTTTATACCCTCTGCGCCCGTAGCTACGGCTATGTCAACTGTAACGTCACGCTATCCAGTCGCGACCAGCGGCGGCGAACTCGCCCGTAGAACGGCCGGCGGTGTGCTCGTCGCCGTCGTCTCGGCTCTCGTCGTCGCGGGTATCGCCGGTGCTCTCGGACTCGAACTCGGCGTCAGCGGCCCCGCGAGCCCGTTCGGCGCCGTCCCCATCGTCACGTCGACCGTCGTCGCCGGCGTCGGCGCCGCCGTGGTCTATGCGGCCACGGCCCGTTTCACTGACCGGCCCGTCCGCAACTTCACCGCGCTCGCGGTGGCCGTCTTCGTCGTGATGCTCGTTCCCGTCTTCGCCGCCGCGCCCTCCCTGGGTCTAAGCGCCGTCGGCCAGCTCACCCTCGTCGTGATACACGCCGTCGTCGCGGTGCCCCTGGTGGCCTTCGTCGTCGGTGCGGTCCAGCTGTAGACACCGTTTTTCCCGTCGACTTCCGAGAGCGGTAGCCTCTTGTCGCCCGCCCGCAATCGCCCGACCATGGATATCACCATCGGCAACTCGACGGTCGAGGGCCGCGCGCAGGCCCCGCCGTCGAAGAGCTACACCCACCGGGCCGTCCTCGCGGCCGGCTACGCCGACGGCGCGACCGTCCGGGCGCCGCTCGTGAGCGCCGACACGAAGGCGACGATGCGCGCTGTCGACGCCTACGGCGGCAGCGTCGACCGCAGCGACGAGTCGGCCATCGAGGTCTCCGGCTTCGACGGCCGCCCCGAGACACCGGACACCGTCATCGACTGTGCCAACAGCGGCACGACGATGCGGCTGGT from Halomicroarcula saliterrae carries:
- a CDS encoding ArsR/SmtB family transcription factor, whose protein sequence is MTASAEAGSGPSGSADSGNAALTETTTADLLDLLDDAHAREILVALVGEPKSARDIVSACSCSRPTVYRRLERLNDAGLVDSSMQYDEDGHHRKLFRRRLDSVAVELSDGGWSVRVDTVGR
- a CDS encoding DUF6069 family protein → MSTVTSRYPVATSGGELARRTAGGVLVAVVSALVVAGIAGALGLELGVSGPASPFGAVPIVTSTVVAGVGAAVVYAATARFTDRPVRNFTALAVAVFVVMLVPVFAAAPSLGLSAVGQLTLVVIHAVVAVPLVAFVVGAVQL
- a CDS encoding ATP-binding cassette domain-containing protein, with translation MLLAPLPPTVTDDAIDASGVELTYADGTQAVRGIDLTVPRGEFFGFLGPNGAGKTTTIKTLVTLLRPTAGEIRVNGFDALSEGRAVRETVGYMAQETSIDPELTARENLRFACDSYGVPRSERAERIDELLDLVDLADVAGKRADDFSGGMKKRLDAATALVHRPPLVFLDEPTTGLDPKARNRLWEYFRRINERGTTIFLTTQYLEEADALCERLAVILDGEIVSEGSPAELKREVGGEILDVNVEGDESTRAGAADIARSTDLFEESATVEVTPDGITVTSERARSRGTDLLVALRDADITVTGFNVRAPTLDDVFLAITGEHVDTDEGPEPTDSLAADGGGQSGRGQAPSGHHSEGSEDA
- a CDS encoding ABC transporter permease; the protein is MSSGPGDSATTEGVSRSGNSFVGDLWVNFVRWNIKAVRNPFVLVVSLVQPIIFLVLFTQVFGQVATGAVNQGAADISYETYLVPAICMQVALAAAATSGVGLVNDIENGMFEKVLVSPMNRTAVFLGKTAAEVVRIAAQIGIIIGLGVLLGAEVATGVAGALGIMAVGILFSFWFTALSNTIAVLTKDQESTIIGANLLQFPLLFVSTAFLPLSVLPGWIQVVARFNPVTYGVDAARAIMLGRDVMTVVEVTAFGGIYDTLVPAIAVLLALAVAFGSVAVYMLQRASSANVQ
- a CDS encoding sensor domain-containing protein is translated as METTTPGDGLRRFVTAPLRVQTYKRFLYLLLAFPLGMLYFVGFTVGSSTGVSLLVTLVGVPILLATLAATTAAAGLEAKLSRVLLDRETPVPPLLSLPSEWDTVDSYVASVRQFVAEPTTWTSVAVVLVKFVFGQIAFFVLTAGGVTVVALLSAPLLYDDPEFSYRAGSYVVTSLPEALALAGLGLVGLLVVCNVWNALATAGGVVTDALLSVGRERETT
- a CDS encoding DUF7521 family protein, giving the protein MTTVELVATVGAALTATLGALVAWLAFRGYRRNDSTVMRGLALGVVAIAVVPFLLTELVGPALSLSDAQTLLGVTLSHTFGLLAIYRTFRSG
- a CDS encoding ArsR family transcriptional regulator — encoded protein: MQSAGDVDEELLTLLDDENARTILVETREQARSVDSLSDRCGADDSTIYRLVDRLQDRELLTEHQELDPDGNHYKTYAARLERVEIQFTDDGVRIEVDRREPPADRFTRLYEEFTG